A single genomic interval of Theobroma cacao cultivar B97-61/B2 unplaced genomic scaffold, Criollo_cocoa_genome_V2, whole genome shotgun sequence harbors:
- the LOC108663941 gene encoding uncharacterized protein LOC108663941 yields the protein MERISMGTTITRRAKWQYPPAQPTPRILHLPRRPRRKAPKPSPSKLPSAQKERKGKLESLFDQERSFTRGVVPVVLVSPRESDAERRRERVEEEKRENSAVVLVEEEKWRFQAEMLRAECNLLRMEREIAVKKMERRRVQMERTLKSAVQTLLSGRKSIYEGKNVSLVLEEQINDLVEKLEKMQKRSGIKDLDVKKCSNFDKQASFLQRRLEKFGGISDEEICVKEIREMAEASLSVKVSSEADENFVSNRSSNVEILRRRMEGLSKGILLERMKEEYGSMLSTANSSATSSASSSKRIDFSDLSLAPIQQLLQR from the exons ATGGAGAGAATATCAATGGGAACAACTATAACAAGAAGGGCAAAATGGCAATACCCTCCAGCACAACCGACGCCAAGAATCCTTCATTTGCCACGCAGGCCTAGAAGGAAAGCTCCAAAGCCAAGTCCTTCTAAACTGCCCAGTGCgcaaaaggagagaaaagggaAGCTGGAGAGCTTGTTTGATCAAGAAAGGTCTTTTACAAGAGGGGTTGTTCCAGTGGTGCTGGTGAGTCCAAGAGAGAGTGATGCAGAGaggaggagagagagagtggaggaggagaagagagaaaatagtgCTGTAGTTTTGGTTGAAGAAGAGAAGTGGAGGTTCCAAGCTGAGATGTTGAGAGCAGAATGTAATTTGTTGAGGATGGAAAGAGAGATTGCTGTTAAGAAGATGGAGAGAAGAAGGGTGCAGATGGAGAGGACCTTGAAATCTGCTGTCCAGACTTTGCTTTCT GGAAGAAAGAGTATTTATGAAGGAAAAAATGTGAGCTTGGTATTGGAGGAGCAGATCAATGATTTGGTGGAGAAATTAGAAAAGATGCAAAAGAGATCAGGAATAAAAGACTTGGACGTTAAAAAATGTAGTAATTTTGATAAGCAAGCATCTTTTCTCCAAAGGAGGCTAGAGAAGTTTGGAGGAATCTCTGATGAAGAAATATGTGTGAAGGAGATTCGAGAGATGGCAGAAGCAAGCTTGTCAGTCAAAGTCAGTAGCGAAGCAGATGAGAACTTTGTTTCAAATCGCAGCAGCAAT GTGGAAATTTTGAGAAGAAGGATGGAGGGATTGTCAAAGGGGATTCTGTTGGAGAGAATGAAGGAGGAATATGGTTCAATGCTCTCCACAGCTAACAGTTCTGCTACCAGTTCTGCCTCCAGTTCAAAGAGGATCGATTTTTCTGATTTATCCTTGGCACCGATACAGCAATTACTTCAAAGGTAA